In Lentilitoribacter sp. Alg239-R112, the following proteins share a genomic window:
- a CDS encoding UxaA family hydrolase has product MPIPHLLVHDKKDNVGVVVVEGLTANTEMLCVVTEDNSDFNLVSKGDVPIGHKIALTDLKEGDTIIKYGEDIGKMVGPAEKGGHVHTQNLKTKRW; this is encoded by the coding sequence ATGCCCATACCTCACTTGCTCGTTCACGATAAGAAAGACAACGTTGGTGTTGTCGTTGTAGAAGGCCTAACCGCAAATACGGAAATGCTGTGTGTTGTTACTGAAGACAACAGCGATTTCAATTTGGTTTCAAAAGGCGATGTGCCAATTGGTCACAAAATTGCTCTAACTGATCTGAAAGAAGGCGATACCATCATCAAATACGGTGAAGACATTGGTAAAATGGTTGGTCCGGCTGAAAAGGGTGGCCATGTGCACACTCAAAATCTTAAAACAAAGCGCTGGTAG
- a CDS encoding GntR family transcriptional regulator: MSDTPTPPTLLYKQVHDAVFERIISGELGPGAMLPSEMELAAAYKVSQGTARKALSELEQSGVVERIQGRGTFVATTTPEKEHFHFFRLRSSDRAPAIPNKGLSSIIRREATADEKKHLKMDTDDVFEINRTRAIDNEPVCHEVCLVEAAKFSGLMDRDPLPNSLYPLYQRAYGQRIIQADENLKAVPATSPVAKLLGIKKNTPILEVERFAIGISGAPVEYRITYFIADKYHYNIVLK; encoded by the coding sequence ATGTCAGACACGCCAACACCGCCTACTCTTCTTTATAAGCAGGTCCATGACGCTGTTTTTGAACGGATAATATCTGGTGAACTTGGCCCGGGTGCAATGCTACCGAGCGAGATGGAATTAGCTGCTGCTTATAAAGTAAGCCAAGGCACCGCGCGTAAAGCATTATCAGAATTGGAGCAAAGTGGTGTCGTGGAACGTATACAGGGGCGCGGCACATTTGTTGCAACAACCACGCCGGAGAAAGAACATTTCCACTTTTTTCGGTTGCGATCTAGCGATAGAGCACCAGCAATTCCCAACAAAGGGCTGTCATCGATTATCCGTCGAGAAGCCACCGCAGATGAAAAAAAACACCTAAAGATGGATACAGATGATGTATTTGAAATCAACCGGACACGCGCGATTGATAACGAACCTGTTTGCCATGAAGTTTGCTTGGTAGAGGCCGCCAAATTTTCCGGATTGATGGATCGTGATCCTTTGCCGAACTCGCTTTACCCTCTTTATCAACGTGCATATGGCCAGAGAATTATACAAGCTGATGAAAATCTGAAAGCAGTGCCTGCAACAAGCCCAGTCGCCAAACTATTGGGTATCAAGAAAAATACACCGATTTTGGAAGTCGAACGTTTTGCAATCGGTATATCTGGTGCACCGGTTGAATATCGAATTACATATTTTATTGCCGACAAGTATCATTATAACATTGTTTTAAAATAA
- the comD gene encoding sulfopyruvate decarboxylase subunit alpha: protein MSVDERIVSDFVNNKIDFVTTVPCKQLAGVIDKIEESKDIFHIPANKEDEGMGLCAGAYMGGKRPAIIMQNTAIGVTINTLVTLTQYYRMPLPMLISYRGELGEPVACQVEMAVHTKALLAQLNIPTYHFHKEDDIEELDKILKHTFMCNKPVAILTDASFWKGY, encoded by the coding sequence ATGTCGGTAGATGAAAGAATTGTCAGCGATTTTGTGAACAATAAGATCGATTTCGTAACAACAGTGCCGTGTAAGCAGCTAGCTGGCGTTATAGATAAGATTGAAGAATCAAAGGATATCTTCCACATACCCGCTAATAAAGAAGACGAGGGTATGGGCCTTTGCGCAGGTGCGTATATGGGAGGCAAACGCCCCGCCATCATTATGCAGAACACTGCGATTGGTGTCACCATCAATACGCTGGTTACGCTTACACAATATTACCGTATGCCTCTTCCCATGCTTATCAGCTATCGTGGCGAACTTGGTGAGCCAGTTGCTTGTCAGGTTGAAATGGCAGTCCATACAAAAGCATTGCTGGCGCAACTTAATATACCAACATACCACTTCCACAAAGAAGATGACATTGAAGAACTGGATAAGATCCTCAAACATACTTTCATGTGCAACAAACCCGTGGCAATCCTGACTGATGCCTCATTCTGGAAAGGATATTAA